A stretch of the Alnus glutinosa chromosome 6, dhAlnGlut1.1, whole genome shotgun sequence genome encodes the following:
- the LOC133870341 gene encoding uncharacterized protein LOC133870341, with amino-acid sequence MRFIKGSKVEVLQKKEVPPGEWHCGKIISGNGHTYSVIYEGSFGMRSEALVERVPRKAVRPCPPSVGTVESWAVGDVVEVFDVGSWKVAMALKVLGGDYCLVRLLGSCEEFRVQKSDIRVRQTWQDNKWVVIGKGSGSCEAVKSNKPSSSNCYLMNSEFPQLITARKKQTGNDHLAAKDNTFFQESCVVSSRTLKRLSPYCSSHIEEYTRKMRAVEKEGERQRFISESPSPLLKKVDAVAYPRVKLGEKYMHASSNNQTTGYFELERGNQNDSVLSFHERSSEPSDCDSVASSVGSCSVVSNSPNKLSGHILSGPTQDANTLCSDADSFYDCGDEEGKCPLSLQEDVAEKIHRLELHAYCRTLEAIYASGPLSWEHEALLTNLRISLNISNDEHLMEIRHLKSVGTGLHLS; translated from the exons ATGAGATTCATAAAGGGTAGTAAAGTGGAGGTACTACAGAAGAAAGAGGTGCCTCCAGGCGAGTGGCATTGTGGTAAGATTATCTCAGGTAATGGGCACACTTACAGTGTTATATATGAAGGTTCTTTTGGCATGAGAAGCGAGGCACTTGTTGAGAGAGTGCCAAGGAAAGCCGTTAGGCCCTGCCCTCCTTCTGTGGGAACTGTGGAGAGTTGGGCGGTTGGAGATGTTGTGGAGGTCTTTGATGTTGGTTCCTGGAAAGTAGCTATGGCTTTGAAGGTTTTGGGTGGGGATTATTGTTTGGTCAGGCTACTGGGATCTTGTGAGGAGTTCAGAGTTCAAAAATCCGACATCCGGGTGCGTCAGACTTGGCAGGATAACAAATGGGTTGTGATTggaaag GGTTCGGGAAGTTGCGAGGCTGTGAAATCCAACAAACCATCCAGCTCAAACTGTTATCTGATGAACTCCGAGTTTCCGCAATTAATTACAGCCAGAAAGAAGCAGACAGGAAATGATCATTTAGCTGCCAAAGACAATACTTTTTTTCAGGAGTCTTGTGTTGTCTCATCTAGAACATTGAAGAGATTGTCCCCTTATTGCTCCTCTCATATTGAAGAATATACCAGAAAAATGAGAGCAGTTGAGAAAGAGGGTGAGCGTCAAAGATTCATTTCAGAGTCCCCATCCCCCTTGCTAAAAAAGGTAGATGCTGTTGCTTACCCACGAGTAAAACTGGGTGAAAAATACATGCATGCTTCCTCTAATAATCAAACAACTGGATATTTTGAATTGGAGAGGGGAAATCAGAATGATTCTGTTTTGTCTTTTCATGAAAGAAGTTCAGAACCTTCTGATTGTGATAGCGTGGCATCTTCTGTTGGTAGTTGTAGTGTTGTTAGTAACAGTCCAAATAAGTTGTCTGGTCATATTTTATCAGGTCCTACTCAAGATGCAAATACCCTCTGTAGTGATGCAGATTCCTTTTATGATTGTGGAGATGAGGAAGGAAAATGTCCCCTTTCTCTACAAGAGGATGTAGCAGAAAAAATCCATAGACTAGAGTTGCATGCTTATTGCAGGACTCTAGAGGCAATATATGCTTCTGGGCCCTTAAGTTGGGAGCACGAAGCTCTATTGACAAATCTCCGTATTTCACTCAATATTTCAAATGATGAACATTTGATGGAGATAAGGCATCTAAAATCAGTTGGAACTGGCCTTCATCTTAGTTAA
- the LOC133870342 gene encoding GTP-binding nuclear protein Ran1A-like, which translates to MCSVQNTKSSHPITISTMAVPTQQSVDYPCFKLVIVGDGGTGKTTFVKRHLTGEFEKRYEPTIGVEVHPLDFFTNYGKIRFNCWDTAGQEKFGGLRDGYYIHGQCAIIMFDVTARLTYKNVPTWHRDLCRVCDNIPIVLCGNKVDVKNRQVKAKQVTFHRKKNLQYYEISAKSNYNFEKPFLYLARKLAGNVDLHFVESPALAPPEVLIDMVAQAQHEAELYKAAAQPLPDEDDDFID; encoded by the exons atgTGCTCCGTTCAAAACACCAAAAGCTCTCACCCAATCACCATCTCAACAATg GCCGTTCCGACTCAGCAGAGTGTGGATTACCCTTGCTTCAAGCTCGTCATCGTCGGCGATGGCGGAACTG GCAAGACTACGTTTGTTAAAAGGCACCTTACCGGAGAGTTTGAGAAGAGATATGAGC CCACAATCGGCGTGGAAGTTCATCCGCTGGACTTCTTCACGAATTACGGGAAGATCAGGTTCAACTGCTGGGACACTGCCGGTCAGGAGAAGTTCGGTGGACTCCGAGACGGTTACTA TATTCATGGACAATGTGCTATCATCATGTTTGATGTCACTGCTCGTTTGACATACAAAAATGTACCAACATGGCACCGGGACCTCTGCAG GGTCTGTGACAACATTCCCATAGTTTTGTGTGGTAACAAGGTCGATGTCAAAAACAGGCAGGTCAAGGCAAAGCAGGTTACCTTTCACAGGAAGAAAAATCTTCAGTACTATGAAATTTCTGCAAAGAGCAATTACAACTTTGAGAAACCTTTCTTGTACCTTGCCAGAAAGCTAGCTGG AAATGTTGATCTACACTTTGTTGAATCACCTGCTCTTGCTCCTCCTGAAGTTCTGATTGACATGGTTGCACAAGCACA GCATGAAGCTGAGTTGTACAAAGCAGCTGCACAGCCTCTTCctgatgaagatgatgatttCATTGACTAG